In the Telopea speciosissima isolate NSW1024214 ecotype Mountain lineage chromosome 2, Tspe_v1, whole genome shotgun sequence genome, one interval contains:
- the LOC122653281 gene encoding NADH dehydrogenase (ubiquinone) complex I, assembly factor 6, giving the protein MNSTSASSSIKTAFSYCVQQVRSYDYHQYLCLLHLPPDMRKAAFALRAFNVETARAMDVASDPRIGLMRLLWWQEAIDKIFAHKVIEHPTAQALSHVISEQKISKGWLKRSIEARINDARREENDIPETIGELEKYAEDTASIMLYLTLQAGGISSTAADHAASHIGKASGLLLLLKSLPYHASRNHHISYIPADVASNHGLLVKYGNQSEIQMDNREGLSDAVFEMASVANDHLQKARELAGTVPTKALPVLLPAVPAQVLLDSLRRAHFDVFDPRLARGVLGISPLWFQLKLKWHAWRGKY; this is encoded by the coding sequence ATGAATAGCACTTCTGCATCCAGCAGCATCAAGACAGCCTTCTCGTATTGTGTACAACAAGTACGGAGCTATGATTACCACCAGTACCTTTGTCTCCTCCATCTCCCGCCTGACATGCGAAAGGCCGCATTCGCCCTCCGGGCTTTTAATGTGGAGACAGCTAGAGCCATGGATGTTGCTTCTGATCCCAGAATTGGCCTTATGCGTCTCCTCTGGTGGCAGGAAGCCATAGACAAGATCTTTGCTCACAAGGTCATTGAGCACCCAACAGCTCAGGCCCTCTCCCATGTAATCTCTGAGCAGAAAATCAGCAAGGGTTGGCTTAAACGGTCTATTGAAGCTCGGATCAATGATGCAAGAAGGGAAGAGAATGACATCCCAGAGACAATCGGAGAGTTGGAGAAATATGCAGAGGACACAGCGTCCATTATGCTTTACTTGACACTACAAGCTGGTGGTATCAGCTCTACTGCAGCAGATCATGCTGCCTCACATATTGGGAAAGCAAGTGGCCTTCTATTGCTGCTTAAGTCACTGCCTTATCATGCTAGTCGTAACCACCATATTTCTTATATACCAGCTGATGTAGCATCTAACCACGGGTTATTAGTTAAGTATGGAAATCAATCCGAAATTCAGATGGACAACCGTGAGGGGTTGTCAGATGCAGTTTTTGAGATGGCATCAGTAGCTAATGACCATCTCCAGAAGGCTCGTGAATTAGCTGGGACTGTACCTACCAAGGCTCTTCCAGTGCTTCTGCCAGCTGTGCCTGCACAGGTTCTGTTGGACTCACTACGTCGTGCACACTTTGATGTGTTTGATCCACGGTTAGCTCGGGGAGTTCTGGGGATCTCTCCATTATGGTTCCAATTGAAGTTGAAGTGGCATGCATGGAGAGGGAAGTACTGA
- the LOC122652607 gene encoding uncharacterized protein LOC122652607 produces MSKTRANSSPELLPPSASFVCPEEHTLEGVATNIKLLLKLVQDHNGVGNRDDGRKMQRVAGMISILDDVKHRIQKTESFGKRREAELRRCSTDIRRTDAAEFKSTHIPKDKRPPPPEPITSEEQRLRKELSASMAARKSLERMFSSLGKEKEIMVAELARKVQELNDTEEHLNDVRAQNEKLLAKVKICAAEHKESCSGIREAQSKAALQERNRALSEQLLKSLDGYRSLKRKLKDAQEENAILHEKMGEIAVDVRAGLNKIHEFQQRITQEKEQPVEIAEELLALEHMFQCFEMKV; encoded by the exons ATGAGTAAGACCCGTGCGAATTCGTCTCCTGAATTACTCCCTCCATCGGCTTCTTTCGTTTGCCCTGAAGAACATACTTTAGAAG GTGTTGCAACAAATATTAAGCTTTTATTGAAATTAGTCCAAGATCATAATGGGGTTGGTAATAGAGATGATGGAAGGAAAATGCAAAGAGTTGCAGGGATGATATCAATTCTTGACGATGTTAAACATCGGATCCAGAAAACAGAGTCTTtcggaaagagaagggaagcaGAGCTGCGGCGGTGCAGTACTGATATTCGCCGGACTGATGCGGCGGAGTTCAAGTCAACCCATATACCAAAGGACAAGAGGCCACCGCCACCGGAACCGATTACCAGTGAAGAACAGAGGCTAAGGAAGGAGCTTAGCGCGAGCATGGCAGCCCGGAAGAGCCTTGAAAGGATGTTTTCAAGTTtggggaaagagaaggagataatGGTTGCTGAACTAGCTAGAAAGGTTCAAGAATTGAATGATACAGAGGAGCACCTTAATGATGTTAGAGCACAGAATGAGAAATTGTTGGCAAAGGTGAAGATTTGTGCTGCTGAGCATAAGGAGAGTTGTAGTGGAATAAGAGAAGCTCAAAGTAAAGCAGCTCTTCAAGAGAGAAACAGAGCTCTTTCAGAACAGCTACTCAAGTCCCTTGATGGGTATCGATCATTGAAGAGGAAGTTAAAAGATGCACAAGAAGAGAATGCAATACTTCATGAAAAGATGGGTGAGATAGCTGTAGATGTTAGAGCAGGCTTGAACAAGATTCATGAGTTTCAACAGCGAATCACCCAGGAGAAGGAACAACCGGTGGAGATCGCGGAGGAGCTATTGGCATTGGAACATATGTTTCAATGTTTTGAGATGAAGGTTT AA
- the LOC122649831 gene encoding F-box protein SKIP19-like, producing MDSVDQIRSEEVRNWLELPQDVLSLIFMKLGPVEVLVRAQSVCSSWRKVSKEPQLWRLIYFRDPWDFAESEVDFEKVARHAVDRSCGQLIEFSVGHFGTDEVLKYITDRSYPLRCLGLAHCIFVTENGMIEAVKKLPLLEELDLSYCHFSKKVLEALGQFCPRLKSLKLKRHSRFGCLYKDYDEEALVIAENMPELRYLNLYGNKLTDDGLRAILDGCPHLETLDLRRCFSVDLEGDLQSRCADRIKSLKLPDDPCEENEFDEFDANTDFDGSYDDDLSGLSEIDLMSDDGYDGYYGFSDGSDLSDYGGYLSDFAF from the exons ATGGATTCGGTAGATCAAATTAGATCCGAAGAGGTGAGGAACTGGCTTGAATTGCCTCAGGATGTTCTGTCTCTGATATTTATGAAGCTGGGTCCTGTTGAAGTCCTCGTCAGAGCTCAAAGCGTCTGTTCTTCATGGAGAAAGGTCTCCAAAGAGCCTCAACTCTGGCGATTAATATATTTTAGAGATCCGTGGGATTTTGCGGAAAGTGAGGTTGATTTTGAGAAAGTGGCGAGACATGCCGTGGACAGGAGTTGTGGGCAATTGATTGAGTTCTCTGTTGGACATTTTGGCACTGATGAGGTTTTGAAGTATATCACTGACAG ATCCTACCCCTTGAGATGCCTTGGACTTGCACATTGCATTTTTGTTACAGAAAATGGAATGATTGAAGCGGTGAAAAAACTTCCCTTGTTGGAGGAGCTTGATCTATCCTATTGTCATTTCTCAAAAAAAGTGCTTGAAGCCCTTGGCCAGTTCTGCCCTCGATTGAAATCATTAAAACTCAAGCGCCACAGCAGGTTTGGGTGCTTATACAAAGATTATGATGAGGAGGCACTTGTTATTGCAGAGAACATGCCTGAGTTACGTTACCTTAACCTTTATGGTAACAAATTGACGGATGATGGCCTTCGGGCCATTCTTGATGGCTGTCCTCATCTTGAAACCCTTGATCTGCGGCGGTGCTTCAGTGTTGATTTAGAAGGGGATCTGCAAAGTAGATGTGCAGACAGGATCAAATCTCTAAAACTTCCAGATGACCCCTGTGAGGAAAATGAGTTTGATGAGTTTGATGCTAATACTGATTTTGATGGATCGTATGACGATGACTTGTCTGGGCTTTCTGAAATTGATCTTATGTCAGATGATGGATACGATGGTTATTATGGATTTTCTGATGGCAGCGACTTGTCTGATTATGGAGGTTATTTGTCTGATTTTGCCTTCTGA